A segment of the Scophthalmus maximus strain ysfricsl-2021 chromosome 11, ASM2237912v1, whole genome shotgun sequence genome:
AATAAGAAGTGCACTAAAGACTTTTGTCTTGTAACTGTTGACAACAAGATGTGCATACACTGTTAAAGCATTTTCATTGATGAGGTATTTTCTGTTCCTCCAGTTGTGATCATCGCGTTTGATGTGAATGATATTGCGTCTTTGGGTCATGTGAGGTAAGTTTGTCAATTACGAGCAGATTGTTTGCACTCTTAGAGTTGTACTTCTGTCCCAGCGGGAGGATTCAAACTCGTCTTTCTCCGTCGGCAGGCAGTGGCTGGAGGACTCCCTGAAAGAGAACGACCCCACCAGTGTCCAGCTGTTCATCGTCGGCACAAAGAAAGACCTGAGTGTACGTCTTTTACAGTTGTAAAAAGGACAACGCCTGTGAACACTCGTGTGTCTTTACCAGAGTCAAGTGTGAATAGTTTGAATTATTGCCAGCAGCGCAGAGCGTTTGTGTCCAGGCTCAAACCTCAGGAATGTGCTTTCCCATCCGCCAGTAGACCCCAAATCATCCAAGACCTTAACCGTATGTAAACAGTGAGGGGAAGTAAGAATCCCGCTCAATGCTGGGCCACTTTATTAGTGCAATTCTTCTTGAATTACTCTACAGTTGCTGTGAAAATCAGTTTCTTTTTGGTCTAGTTTTCGAATTTGAGCTGCTGATTTCTCTGCTATTGCCTTTGCAGTAGAGCTGcaatgattatttgattaatttgatTTGTCAAGGGACACAAAATTTATTGTTgactattttgattatttttttttaagcaatgaTGCCAAACCTTTGGTTTTGAGAGGTGAGATGAATATAATTGAATGTTTAGTCAATTCACAGAAAATCAATTGGTAACTAATTTATTAATTGATAAATTATTACGCAATTAGGACAAATACCAAAATTGTCTTTATCCATCTTCATAATtgtgatttttagtttttgtttgttttacgcGGCATGAATATCTCCAGGTCTTACAGTGCTGTTGCCTAGGCTGTAGGACAATGTAatggacatttatttttatttttctgttactTTTTACACCAAACTGTCAGACTTATGAGTTATGAAGATAGTGTATAGAGTAGCAGCCTTTAGCATAAAGATTCCTTTTGTTGAACGTGGTTGCACCACCTCTAACTTGGTCGCCTCTGGTTTCCCTCACAGTCTCCTGCTCAGTATTCCCAGATCGAACAAGATGCCCTCAAACTAGCACAAGAGATCAGTGCAGAGTACTGGGCCGTTTCATCACTCACAGGTAATACACTTCACCTCCAGCAACCCAGCCTTTGACCTCGGGggctgtttgaaaatgtttagttGGGGGGGAGTGAGGTTTCGTTGTTTCTTAGTTTAACAAAGGAGAGGAACTGAAATGATCTGTAGTCACCACAAAACTATTGCTCCGTTAACATTTGAATTGTAAATCAGGGTGTTGCTTTAATATTAATAACCTCGAGGTGGgtaatgctttttaaaaaaaagtcagattaaAGTTTCAGCCGCGATCTGCACACTGTAATTTCCATACAGTCCCTTGCTGATCTTTATCTCTTCCATGCTGCAAGGGGAAAACGTGAAGGAGTTTTTCTTCCGAGTTGCATCGTTGGCATTCGAGACCAACGTTCTTGCCGAGCTGGAGAAAAGTGGATCAAGGCAAATCGGAGACGTTGTCAGTGAGTATCCGGGGAATCACTGTGTAATCATGAAAACCACAGCATTTTTCACATAGTTAAACACCcaactgctttttgttttaggAATTAACAGCACTTCAAGCAATCTGTACGCTACGCCGAAGAAGAAACAGCCCAACTGCTGTCAGTGAGGATGGGAGCCGGAGCTTTAGAGTCAGAGTTACGGACTGAAAAGGAGGATTTCtctcagtggggaaaaaaagaggacggTGGCTGCATGGGAGGGATTTCTGTGGTCGAAGCAGGAGGAGGCACGCTGGAGCTTCACTTCCTGACGtgtttgaattcagtttttcctGGCCTctgatgagtttgtttttttttccctctgtgggATGTGGATTCTTGTGGCGTTGCTCAGTTTAACATGTCTGGAGttacacagtgacacaaaaatgACCGGTTCTCCAGAGATGCCAAAGAATGACTGtggatgtgtggatgtgtggacGCTTACTTTACTTAGGGCTGGAAACAAGTATTCAGTTTTGCTGCTGTAGTCGCTGTTTTACAATCGAGATTTTTCCTCACAGTAATACGCtggtttagttttgttttaaatcgGTACTaggcttatttttttaataatattttagaTTAGAGGTTCAGTCATCTCTGATTAGCCTGTAGACTTCACTTGGAGGTCTCGACCCCCAGGTTGAGAACCGTTGTTGTCATGCAAATGcagctttgaaatgtttttatctgcAGTGTATGCTTCATAGGtactttttttgctttttgttcaCAATAAAGTCAATGACTAAATATTTGTATCAGAAACTGTGCGTTGAtgattgatcatttattttctttaaaaattccTCTTGGTGTGTTTAAATGTCATATAAAGTCAAATGAATCGTATCATACTCATCACCATCAGAGTACATGTTAACATGGTACATGTATCCTGATCAAATTTGTTACAGTGCAGCCTATTAAACAGGTTTTTCACTATTTCTTCAACaaacactatatatatttatacatttatatccAGTTTGTGTCTCAGTGATCCCCTTGTCTTCTTTACTCATCTATTGCAAACATGATATCAAACCTTTCAGCTGTTGAAGCTTTGAAAGATTCAAGAACTTTCCGATCAACTTGGCTCTGCAGCTCTTCGGGGATGCAATGAGAGAatttataattttctttaatCCACTTCCCCCCTTCTGTGTTTTCAATGGCCACGGCTGCCACACCTGCAGGTCACAGACGGAGCGAGACGTTCACATTTTAGCGGTGAGGTTCATTAGATTGATAATGTCGACATGTTGACTGACCTACGACGGATGCTCCCAGCCTCTCGACCAGCTGAATGGCAGCCTTCATCGTACCGCCGGTCTCTATCCATTGGTCAACTAACAACACCCTCATACCTGTAAACATCAAGATATGAATTGACATAAATTATTTTATGATCGTATACAGAGTTAGCAGAATTTACATAAAGAAGAAGCAGATTTTGTTGTGATTTATCTTGCACAAAATACGGGGCAAACATTGACATATTTACATGAAATGATATGGTACAGTATACACTTGGTAATGGTGCAGTAAAcctttacttaagtaaaagtttCAACACAACAATCttataataattcattataATTAAAAATCATATAGCTGCATTTATAAAAGTACTCATGAAAGAACTTAagtaaaaagtttaaaaacaagtaCTTGGTTTCAAAGGAACTACTTGCTCTGCAGTAGAAAGTCCTCTGGGACTGATATACTATTGATCtgttacattatttattgtacAAATTACTCAATGTGTAAACAGCACTTTACTGTTTTAGCTGCTTAAGGAGGTACATTTAACTTTATGCAGTAATGTTTAGTGGTTCATTGCTTTAGGCTGTGAGTTTCTGTAACCAACACTAGGGGGTGCTGTGTGACAGGGAATGAGTGAAGCCTAGAGCTGCATCTTCTGTTGATGagcaactattttcataatctaaTACAAACGTTTTTGTCAACTTTCAACCAAGATGCCAAATTTGTATTTGGTCATTCAAACCTCTCAGAcatgaggatttgctgcttgtCTTGGTCTCGAATGATAAAACACCCAACGTCTCTGTGATTTAGGACTGCTGGTTCTCAAtacataacaaataaaaatgtcataaccTTTCCAATAAATTTACTGAATATTTCCAAAATCTACAATTTAACTCTGAACTTACTGGTAACCTTGTCAACTTTCACAAACCCCCCTTAAAagtcaaagaaacaaatgtgGTCCTTACCAGCTGGGGAACTATTTCTGTTCAAGACCAATGTGTGACATGGTTACTGGgtaaatgaagaaaatgaagatgaaccTGGTTTTAGAACATCCTGTCTTATCTCCATAGTCTTTTCTCTGCCTGTGTAGTCAGAGTAGCTTTGGTTCTGGGTGGAGACACACAGGTGTCCTGCTTTACGGATCGCCAGGAAACCTTTTCCAAGGCTGGTGGCGACGGAcgcccctgaaaaaaaacacacatcacaagTATTCTTGCACGCTGCATCAGTGGACAGTTAAAGTTTTTAATggcccatacacacacacacacacacacacacacacacacacacacacagtcccccaacccccaccggCTGAAGTCCGGGACTGAGGGGTTAGGTTTCCTGAGCTGcctcttaaaataaaattagtGAGACACACTGTGACTGCTCttacacgcccccccccccccccccccccccccccacacacacacacacacacacttcttagAATAAAGTaatttgctgttgctgttttctcacCAAGAATGAATCCCATTGCATCTATCCCAGCAACCAGGTCAATGGTGTCGCTGTGGAATGGGCTGAGAAGGTCTGAGACGCAGTCTGCAAGAGCCTGACTCAAGTGCAAATACAGAAAATGAACGAAATGCAACAGTGTGCGTACGATACAAACCCACTGCATGTGCATTTCATAAATGTGCTTCATATACACTGTGTTCAGCGAGAGCGAAGACAAGTAGAAACAACCGTATCAGCAGTCTGAGCTGAGCAACTAGAACCCGTCAGTTTTTCCATCGTACCTGGGAGTTAGAGTAGAGTCTGGACGGATCCAGCCAGGCAAACATAGGTCCTTTTGTGTTGGGGGCCATCAGAGACAGGTACCATCCTTCATGCCTGTCTGCAGGAACAGCAAACACGTCCATATGACCACGCCACACTTGTCTGCGCAGTTAAAAGGCTGAAAGAACTGGACCGGGAGTAAGAGCGAGTGGCCCATATCAGGTTCCAGTGGGATGAATGGTGGGTGGGAAGAGGCTGTTAATAACACTGAACTTAGTTACATGTTCTCCCTCAACAAAGCTCCTTGAtctttttcatacttttttttttttaatctggcaCCTTCTTTTTTGTGGTAGCGTCTGGTAGATTGGGGAAAATGTATTAGTTACTTGTAttcacagtggaaaaaaatgaatctgacaTTTTATACACAGACATACATGAATCTAAAGAAAAAAGCTTGTGCAGGAGATACATGTATAAAGATGCTTCTAATTATTGATTCTGACGCCTTAATCTTTGGGTTTACTTacttcatttttcagtttgttagTTTTCCAAAgatatttgtgatttatttttcctgttataCAGACCCCATGTATATAACTgctttattcagtttttatgtatgtacagcactttgttccactgttttaaatgtgcattatgaatgaataaagcTAAAGCAAAGGtcatatgaaaatgttaaatattttctcTCACCCATGCTGTTTTCCGGCATTTGACTTCAGGTGTTTGCAGTAACACGACAGCCTTTGTCTGAATAGGCTCAGGTTGCGTGTTCACTGCAGGAGAAACAAGATCCATGATCTTACTGTATATTTTCCCACTGGAAGGACTATTGCGAGGATTATCAAATAAACTGATGTCTGAAATAACAGCCCAGTTTTGTGCAACAGAATTCAAACTGGGCTCAAGACTGAGAGTTCATTTTTCTGCCAAAATCAACTCTGCTTTCTCACACTTTCTGATTTCATGTGTATCATGAACACAGTGAACTTACAGTAGATGTTACACTGGAATCGTCACAGGCTTCTTTTTATCCCTTCGCACCTTAGCTGTGAAAAATTCATGAGGCAATAAATCTGAACAGATCcctgcaaaacaaaattaacAAGTCTGATTGATTCTGCTGTTTGAGCTAATGGAGTTACATGTTTTGAGGTATATTTGGAAGATAAGCTTACTGTAtaaacctggaaaaaaacatgtatttgccCGCTGGGGGGCAGCATAAACATCtcataaacacaacattgacatattaTCCATAAATAGCAAACAGGtgcttatttacacatctaCAGTAACATCATTAGCATTGTAGTCCTTATAAGTTAATTTCACTTATGAATATAAGCCGAATATTAACTCTCATGTAGCTGTTTGTGGTATTGAATGCCtcactaaaaacacaaatatctaaataaaaatcattgGATAAACCTAATTTCATTATGCCACTTATTTTCCATCTAAACAATAATGTCAGGTAATTGTCATGTTAAATGTCAGTATTCATCATATTAACTTGCACATCATATTGTGACCTTTttaggaaaatgaaatattgaaattgaaatagtGTTTAAATTGTATccaaatttaagaaaaacacaatcaataaaCACTTCATTATACATTTACGGTGTTATTCAGCAGCAGCTATTGTCTCttattctgaaaatatttgaaaggTGCTTTAATATTCAATCACCTGCCATAGTGAGGTCACTCTACTCCCCTTCCAATAGATTGTTGAAGCTCAGTTCAGGTGAAGGAGCTTAAGAACTTTAAGCTTAAGAAAATGGAACAATATCTCTGGCCGAATTCTaatctttgtttggtttttaacaacaaatctAAAATACACGGGAGGGTTGAACGAAAAATGTGTCTTAATTAAATGTTCATCTAGTGAAATACTACGCGAGTGAAACAATTAATTTGCAGCTTGTAATACAGCAGAACTATAGTCTGAGTGGAATGTTTTAAATTCTGTATTTACAATTGACAGCATATGATTGAAGAAAAGTATTTCCTTGACAGATACCTGACGGCATAGACTTGTAACTTCCGTTGACCTTACGACCTGTTGTGAGCTGCCAACAATGCTCCAACCCAAGTCTTCCTTGATGGCATATGGCTCATCTTCACGTGGTGCCAATGCTCTCGAGCAGGTCACAGCCGATTAAAAGTCTGACCTCACAATCCATCAGCTCTGGTATCTCCTGTGCCACGGTGCTCAGATGTTTCCACCTTTTGGCAACGTCAGGAGTCATAATGTGGGAACGTTCAAGAGGGGTGAAGTCTTTGGTATAGGCAGGTGGCAAGTTGATGGTGCTCCGTGAGGAAAAGCCTCTGACTCTAAGCCCATTAATTCTTGCACTCTGAACAATGGAATCTTTTCACATCATGGTGGTAAGATTTAACTTGGCAGGCTCTAATCTGGCCCCATCTCCTCACATACCTCTTAGTCTGTGCACTTGGTGTGGAACTCTCTTCTACTTCAATTGTATTGTTCAATTTATCTAAAAAGCCACAAGAGTTAATATGATAAATACCGACTTTTAACGTGACAATTAACCTGACATTTCACCCACAAATGAACATGTAttgaaaaagaataatttgGGGTACTTTTTGAGTGTGGTGTATGTGTCATTTGTCTTTTGCCATGTGTTTATGGCACGAGTTTATATGTGTGTAAAGACAGTTTACCAGTCAGTACCAACAGAGATTTTTCTGTTACCTCATTGTTGCTCAGGTGCGTCGTGCTCGATTTCACGGGAAGTTTGACATTTGCGACGGGAGCGGCAACTGACGTCAGTACACAGTCCGACTATTGGAAATAAGGGATGTTACGCATACAGTGACAGAAGAGTGTTTTCCATAAAGCCAAACAACACAGTGCATCGAATCAGTTTCTGACCATTTTGTACTATTTATCAAACATGCGTACTAGGGTAaactgtgtgttttactgtgtgtcTTTCACGCATCAGCACACACAGCTGAGGTACACTGGCAACCTCAAGGTTCAAGTCTGATAAAAGTCAGGTACCAATTGGTTTTTATAGTAGCCAACTggcttttgttttccctttcaaaATATAAAGTGTACACATGAACTAATGACAACTATGAAATATGCCTACTTACTCATATTCATCCAGCTTCGATCCTGCACACAATAAGAAAGGCATTAGTGTCGCCCGTTGTTACAATAGGCTTTcgaaatatatacaaattaaataactTGTGTCCTAGTATGTACAACTAGACGCCTTTTTTTGCATCCCTCATAAATAACTCGATTTTTTATAAAGAATGTATCAAATGTTTAAACAGCTTATAAATACTTACAGTGTTGCCGATACTTGTAGCACATTTCAAACAGACAGTCAGTATTTATATTGAGAACAGCATCCATTGACTTGCAAGATtcattttttcactttgcaaACACATCTGACCTCACAGACGGACAGTGACGCCTCACTACatccagggggcgctgttctGTAGCCGCTGGCCCGTCTGTGGATGACAGCAAATCTCACCCAGCATGAAACATTAAAGTACATATTACAGTAAGTGTCACCTTTCTGCTTCACTGTGCGATGTAACATGACTCGGAATATCTGCTGATGAACCGCAGGATTACTcatgtcttttttccctctaaatCCCTCCTCTACTGAGCCTTAAATTCATGAGAaacttcccctcccctctcaaGATCTGGTCGAATGTTGCCTCTGCTGATTTTACATCATTTCTCTCCGCCTTCCAACAATCCGATTTCAGTGCCTTGAGTAGGCTGGATCTCCGCCTCTAGAGCTCTGAGTAAGACCAGCCATGTGACTAAACACTGGGCTGATTAGAAAGCCAACCTGACAAgagcttttttctcttctctggggAACAGTCACTTGTTCACAGATGCAGAGCTGTACTCGGGGCCCGACGcaacaaaacatacagaaaagGTCAATCTGAGATGTTCACTAACAAGTCACAAACCAAGCAAATACTATATGAACTAAGCTTAAGCAGACATTaacatatttgaaaaaacaaaaacaaaacattaacacatgAAACTTTTACAACCTTcccattttttaataatctgttCACCAAATAATGTCATGGTTTTGAAAAGATTTCATGGAAGCCTGCCTTTGTGCAACACAATATTTCACAATAGTTCTCTTCTTGAGTATTTCTTAGCCTGCCACCCTCAACATAGAGTAAACACAATTCAAATTCTCAGATGTGTCACCAAAGATATGTGCCTTCAAGTTGGCAAGGTTAAACATATGTTGTCATACATTATGAATATATAAGACATACTTTTGTTAAATAGACACTCCAGGTCAAAAGATGAAGAGcaccttgatttttttctctctccagctgttATGTAAATAATGTACATTGTCTCTCAAAGCAATGATCTCAGAATCAACCTATTGAACTAAATTGAATTCATTCAGCAGCCGAACACACTCAGGGCATTGTTTCTGCAATGGAAATCCTTCACACACAGTGGGAAGTTTACAACTTGCCTTTGTACCACTTGCACCGAAGATTATTCACTGGACTCAAACTGCTATGATTtcaattaaaacatgaaaaatatggGGGCCCAAAAACTTCTGATCAGTACtgagcagtttttgtttttctcttcatattcTATATTGGAGCAATTTGACAGGGCATTTCAGTTTGATCAACGTCTTATCAATCATAATTAACATAAGTATCAAATAATATTTCCATAACATACGACAAAAAGAGATCTATAGGGAATAAGTTACATCACCTACTGTAGAAGCAACTTCAAGTACGAACTGTTGACTATTGGGCTGACAGACAGCCCGTGCCAAGCGCACAGGACAGTCACCAGATCCCTTCATTATTTTCATGAGTTTTGTCTGAATCATCATCACCGGCACGTCACTATATCTGCCCCATTCGCGCGGGCTGCTGAGACCTCTCGGTCGGTCGCTGCACGCGAACCTTTCTCCACATTCCACAGCGGACGAGTTTTGTCCCCGGCCCTGCATTGTGATTTAGGTCATCACCTATTCAGCGCCTGTTTTGTGGCATCTGAAAGATGTCCAATCTCCTGGGTTGGCACAATCACCCCAtgcctgttaccatggcaagCGGGGCAAGCTGGAACCTCCTCCATGCGCGTTCCCAAAGTAAATCTCCACTTTCCACGGGGAGGGCCGACGGGGCTGGGAGGTAACTGGCGGTCATCTCGATGCTACACACCCGCACGCACCCGCGAACCCTCTCATCCGACGGGTTTCATTCAGTGACGTAATATGCTGACGGGTCATACTTGCTCGCAGTGTGCACTGGCGCCCTGTGCGATAGGGGAAGATAGTCGATCACGCTGGACGTCTGAAGAGGTTAACGCGACTGACCCCTCCCCGCGTTGCCATTTACCGTATTCATAATCGCACCCGCATGAGCTGCGCCTTAAAAGTGGAGGGGCTGCCCGAGCGCGCCGGGAACCCACGAGGAGCTGTCTCCGTTACGCGTGGTGCTGAAAGTGCCGCTCGCCGCATCATGTGGTCGGTCCTCTTCGTCTTTCTGTCTCACCTGGACAGAACCTTCGTCAGGGGCGACTTCCCGGAGCGCGCTCTGGACGCGGAGGAGCAGAGCCAGGAGATGTTCTCCAGGCCCGACGGCACCTTTTGCGCCAAAATGTCGAGCGCGGGGGAGAATTTCCTGTACCGGGTGTCGGACGGCGCCGAGGTGGTGAGCTCCGTCGTCAGCTCCTCCGGGGAGCTCGTGACCTGCAGCGTCGTAGCGAACCAGACCCAGGCCAGGTCGTTCGTGCACGAGTGCAGGTCGGGGCCGAGGGGACGCAGAGGCGGGCGGCGGCTGCAGGCGCGTTTTGCGCGCATGAGCGAAGCCAAACCGATTTGCCGCGAGTTTAAATCGAAGTCCGGCCGCGGTGGCAGCGCGAACAGGGACGACAGCGATGACTCCTCGCTGCAGAACAAGGTACTGAAACGATCAAAGAGAGGCTTTACTTACCCTGGGACTCTGTGGTGCGGAGCCGGTAACATGGCTGATCACTATGACCAGCTGGGTAGGTTCTACGACTTCGATACTTCTAAGCAAATTCACTTGATCACGTTTGAGTGTGtttctgagagtgtgtgtgtgtgtgtcgaatgTGTCCAATGACAATAAGCGTGACCTCCTCTCCGCAGGGGAATTCGCAGAG
Coding sequences within it:
- the rab34a gene encoding ras-related protein Rab-34a isoform X1, whose translation is MSVRVPAMSVLPPVRRDRVIVQLPQYFRKEAALHTKDEFHNKVKTACQEQRTGTVGRFKISKVIVVGDLAVGKTCLINRFCKDAFDKNYKATIGVDFEMERFEVLGVPFSLQLWDTAGQERFKCIASTYYRGAQVVIIAFDVNDIASLGHVRQWLEDSLKENDPTSVQLFIVGTKKDLSSPAQYSQIEQDALKLAQEISAEYWAVSSLTGENVKEFFFRVASLAFETNVLAELEKSGSRQIGDVVRINSTSSNLYATPKKKQPNCCQ
- the rab34a gene encoding ras-related protein Rab-34a isoform X2, with protein sequence MSVRVPAMSVLPPVRRDRVIVQLPQYFRKEAALHTKDEFHNKVKTACQEQRTGTVGFKISKVIVVGDLAVGKTCLINRFCKDAFDKNYKATIGVDFEMERFEVLGVPFSLQLWDTAGQERFKCIASTYYRGAQVVIIAFDVNDIASLGHVRQWLEDSLKENDPTSVQLFIVGTKKDLSSPAQYSQIEQDALKLAQEISAEYWAVSSLTGENVKEFFFRVASLAFETNVLAELEKSGSRQIGDVVRINSTSSNLYATPKKKQPNCCQ
- the zgc:174895 gene encoding adenine phosphoribosyltransferase, yielding MDVFAVPADRHEGWYLSLMAPNTKGPMFAWLDPSRLYSNSQALADCVSDLLSPFHSDTIDLVAGIDAMGFILGASVATSLGKGFLAIRKAGHLCVSTQNQSYSDYTGREKTMEIRQDVLKPGMRVLLVDQWIETGGTMKAAIQLVERLGASVVGVAAVAIENTEGGKWIKENYKFSHCIPEELQSQVDRKVLESFKASTAERFDIMFAIDE